The Streptomyces sp. NBC_01689 genome includes a window with the following:
- a CDS encoding sugar phosphate isomerase/epimerase family protein: protein MPRTFTLFTGQWADLPLEEVCGLARDFGYDGLELACWGDHFEVDKALADPGYIASRHALLDKYGLKCWAISNHLVGQAVCDAIIDERHRAILPARIWGDGEPEGVRQRAAAEMADTARAAAALGVDTVIGFTGSAIWHLVAMFPPAPESMIARGYEDFATRWNPILDVFDAQGVRFAHEVHPSEIAYDYWTTHEALKAVDHRPAFGLNFDPSHFVWQDLDPVGFLYDFRDRIYHVDCKEARRRLDGRNGRLGSHLPWGDPRRGWDFVSAGHGDVPWEDVFRMLRSIGYTGPVSVEWEDAGMDRLQGAPEALTRLKAYDFEPPSASFDAAFGGND from the coding sequence ATGCCGCGCACCTTCACCCTCTTCACCGGACAGTGGGCCGACCTGCCGCTCGAGGAGGTCTGCGGGCTCGCCCGCGACTTCGGCTACGACGGCCTCGAACTCGCCTGCTGGGGCGATCACTTCGAGGTCGACAAGGCACTCGCCGACCCCGGCTACATCGCCTCCCGGCACGCGCTCCTCGACAAGTACGGACTCAAGTGCTGGGCGATCTCCAACCACCTGGTCGGGCAGGCCGTCTGCGACGCCATCATCGACGAACGTCACCGGGCCATCCTGCCCGCCCGCATCTGGGGCGACGGCGAACCCGAGGGCGTGCGGCAGCGGGCCGCCGCCGAGATGGCCGACACCGCCCGCGCGGCCGCGGCCCTCGGCGTCGACACCGTCATCGGCTTCACCGGCTCGGCCATCTGGCACCTGGTGGCCATGTTCCCGCCCGCCCCCGAGTCGATGATCGCCCGCGGGTACGAGGACTTCGCGACGCGCTGGAACCCAATCCTGGACGTCTTCGACGCGCAGGGCGTGCGGTTCGCGCACGAGGTCCACCCCAGCGAGATCGCCTACGACTACTGGACCACCCACGAAGCCCTGAAGGCGGTCGACCACCGGCCCGCGTTCGGACTGAACTTCGACCCCTCGCACTTCGTCTGGCAGGACCTCGACCCGGTCGGCTTCCTCTACGACTTCCGCGACCGCATCTACCACGTCGACTGCAAGGAGGCCCGCAGGCGCCTCGACGGACGCAACGGGCGCCTGGGATCGCACCTGCCCTGGGGCGACCCACGGCGCGGCTGGGACTTCGTCTCCGCCGGCCACGGCGACGTGCCCTGGGAGGACGTCTTCCGCATGCTGCGCTCCATCGGCTACACGGGTCCCGTCTCGGTCGAGTGGGAGGACGCCGGCATGGACCGGCTCCAGGGCGCACCCGAGGCCCTGACCCGCCTCAAGGCGTACGACTTCGAGCCGCCGTCGGCCTCCTTCGACGCGGCGTTCGGCGGCAACGACTAG
- a CDS encoding ROK family transcriptional regulator, with protein MTARPANAHQARLLRLLRDGGPNSRAQLGDQIDLSRSKLAVEVERLLETGLVVADGLAASRGGRRSHNIRLAPALRFLGVDIGATSIDVAVTNAELEVLGHLNQPMDVREGPVAVFEQVLAMAAKLRSSGLAEGFDGAGIGVPGPVRFPEGVPVAPPIMPGWDGFPVREALSQDLGCPVMVDNDVNLMAMGEQHAGVARSVGDFLCVKIGTGIGCGIVVGGEVHRGTTGSAGDIGHIQAVPDGRPCACGNRGCLEAHFSGAALARDATDAAQQGLSVELAARLEAAGVLTAVDVAAAAAAGDATSLDLIREGGNRTGQVIAALVSFFNPGLVVIGGGVTGLGHTLLATIRTQVYRQSLPLATGNLPIVLGELGPAAGVIGAARLISDHLFSPA; from the coding sequence ATGACGGCTCGACCCGCGAACGCACACCAGGCGCGTCTGTTGCGCCTGTTGCGCGACGGTGGCCCCAACTCCCGCGCCCAGCTCGGTGATCAGATCGACCTCTCGCGGTCGAAACTGGCCGTCGAGGTGGAACGGCTCCTGGAGACCGGGCTCGTCGTCGCCGACGGACTCGCCGCCTCCCGCGGCGGGCGCCGATCCCACAACATCCGGCTCGCACCGGCGCTGCGCTTCCTCGGCGTCGACATCGGGGCGACCTCGATCGACGTGGCGGTCACCAACGCCGAGCTGGAGGTGCTCGGGCATCTCAACCAGCCCATGGACGTCCGTGAGGGCCCGGTCGCCGTGTTCGAGCAGGTCCTCGCCATGGCCGCCAAGCTCAGGTCCTCCGGGCTCGCGGAGGGATTCGACGGCGCCGGGATCGGAGTCCCGGGGCCGGTCCGCTTCCCCGAGGGCGTCCCGGTCGCACCGCCGATCATGCCGGGCTGGGACGGCTTCCCGGTCCGTGAGGCACTCAGTCAGGACCTCGGGTGTCCCGTCATGGTCGACAACGACGTGAACCTGATGGCGATGGGGGAACAGCACGCGGGCGTCGCGCGCTCCGTGGGCGACTTCCTCTGCGTCAAGATCGGTACCGGTATCGGCTGCGGCATCGTCGTCGGCGGAGAGGTCCACCGCGGGACGACGGGCAGCGCGGGCGACATCGGGCACATCCAGGCGGTGCCCGACGGCCGCCCGTGCGCCTGCGGGAACCGCGGCTGCCTGGAGGCCCACTTCAGCGGAGCCGCACTCGCCCGGGACGCCACGGACGCGGCGCAGCAGGGACTCTCGGTGGAACTCGCCGCGCGGCTGGAGGCGGCGGGCGTGCTGACCGCCGTCGACGTCGCCGCCGCGGCCGCGGCCGGGGACGCCACCTCCCTCGACCTGATCCGCGAGGGCGGCAACCGCACCGGCCAGGTCATCGCCGCTCTCGTCAGCTTCTTCAACCCCGGGCTGGTGGTGATCGGCGGTGGGGTGACGGGTCTCGGCCACACCCTGCTCGCCACGATCCGCACCCAGGTCTACCGTCAGTCGCTTCCGCTCGCGACGGGCAACCTGCCCATCGTCCTGGGGGAGTTGGGGCCCGCCGCCGGCGTCATCGGAGCGGCGCGGCTCATCAGCGACCACCTCTTCTCGCCCGCGTAA
- a CDS encoding ABC transporter permease, with amino-acid sequence MTQPVSPPRGSTGKVPPMGELPAWRALGARADVRTLSLLGVLVALVVIGGVTKPDEFLDTRNLQLVLTQASVIGVVTVGMTFVITSGGIDLSVGAIVALSSVWATTVATQEYGFAGILFTAVLVGVGCGLVNGLLIAYGGMVPFIATLAMLASARGLALQITDGRTQIVGVDGILKLGERDSYVLGIPPLVLVFAVVTIIGWLILNRTTFGRRTVAVGGNAEAARLAGIDVRRQRLYLYLLSGLCCGIAAFLLIILSGSGQNTNGNLYELDAIAAAIIGGTLLSGGRGTITGSVLGVLIFTTITNIFALNNLQSDVQQIAKGAIIVAAVLVQRRTASTT; translated from the coding sequence ATGACGCAGCCCGTGTCCCCGCCCCGGGGCAGCACCGGCAAGGTGCCGCCGATGGGTGAACTCCCCGCCTGGCGCGCCCTCGGAGCCCGTGCCGACGTGCGCACCCTCTCGCTCCTCGGCGTGCTCGTCGCCCTCGTCGTCATCGGCGGCGTCACCAAACCCGACGAGTTCCTCGACACCCGCAACCTCCAACTGGTGCTCACCCAGGCCTCGGTGATCGGCGTGGTCACCGTCGGCATGACCTTCGTGATCACCTCAGGAGGCATCGACCTGTCGGTCGGCGCGATCGTCGCGCTCTCCTCGGTGTGGGCGACCACGGTGGCCACGCAGGAGTACGGCTTCGCGGGCATCCTCTTCACCGCCGTGCTGGTCGGGGTGGGCTGCGGCCTGGTCAACGGCCTGCTCATCGCCTACGGCGGGATGGTGCCGTTCATCGCGACGCTCGCGATGCTCGCCTCGGCCCGCGGTCTCGCGCTGCAGATCACCGACGGCCGGACCCAGATCGTCGGCGTGGACGGCATCCTGAAACTCGGTGAACGCGACTCGTACGTGCTGGGGATCCCCCCACTGGTGCTGGTCTTCGCCGTGGTCACGATCATCGGCTGGCTGATCCTCAACCGGACCACCTTCGGCCGCCGCACGGTCGCCGTCGGCGGCAACGCGGAGGCGGCCCGGCTCGCCGGCATCGACGTACGACGTCAGCGGCTGTACCTCTACCTGCTCTCCGGACTGTGCTGCGGCATCGCCGCCTTCCTGCTGATCATCCTGTCCGGGTCGGGCCAGAACACCAACGGCAACCTCTACGAACTCGACGCCATCGCGGCCGCGATCATCGGCGGCACGCTGCTCAGCGGAGGCCGCGGCACCATCACCGGCTCCGTCCTCGGCGTACTGATCTTCACCACGATCACCAACATCTTCGCGCTGAACAACCTGCAGAGCGACGTCCAGCAGATCGCGAAGGGAGCGATCATCGTCGCCGCGGTCCTGGTCCAGCGGCGCACCGCAAGCACGACCTGA
- a CDS encoding sugar ABC transporter ATP-binding protein, translated as MAPEPPLLTMSGITKSFPGVRALDGVDLDVQAGEVHCLLGQNGAGKSTLIKVLSGAHQPDEGMIGWRGAPVTLRSPIAAMRLGIATIYQELDLVEGLSVAENVHLGHEPTSAGFVVRGRAARASTAALLARLGHPEIDPARLVGELSSAQRQIVSMARALSHEVRLIVMDEPSAALDPDEVDNLFRIVAGLTADGVAVVYISHRLEEIRRIGDRVTVLKDGRAVAGGLPAKSTPTRDIVALMTGRTVEYVFPDRPARKPTAEPVLRVRGLARAGEFDPLDLDLRPGEIVGLAGLVGSGRSEILETVYGARRPTAGQVLVDGRPLRPGSVRAAVRAGLGLAPEERKAQALLMLESVTRNVSVSSLSRFSRGGWIDRSAERGAARAATRELSLRPDSPAVPVRTLSGGNQQKAVLARWLLRGCRVLLLDEPTRGVDVGARAELYAVVRRLADEGLAVLMVSSEVPEVLGLADRVLVLREGRVVHTAPAGELDEHRVLDLVMEGSPAS; from the coding sequence ATGGCACCAGAACCACCGCTGCTCACCATGTCCGGCATCACCAAGTCGTTCCCCGGCGTCCGCGCCCTCGACGGTGTCGACCTGGACGTACAGGCCGGCGAGGTCCACTGTCTGCTCGGCCAGAACGGGGCCGGGAAGTCCACTCTCATCAAGGTCCTGTCCGGCGCCCACCAGCCCGACGAGGGCATGATCGGCTGGCGCGGCGCGCCCGTCACGCTACGCTCCCCGATCGCGGCCATGCGCCTCGGCATCGCCACCATCTACCAGGAACTCGACCTGGTGGAAGGGCTGTCGGTGGCCGAGAACGTCCACCTGGGACACGAACCCACCTCGGCCGGATTCGTCGTACGGGGAAGGGCAGCGCGCGCCTCGACGGCCGCGCTCCTCGCACGGCTCGGCCACCCCGAGATCGATCCGGCCCGGCTCGTCGGTGAACTCTCGTCCGCGCAGCGGCAGATCGTCTCCATGGCGCGGGCACTGTCCCACGAGGTGCGCCTCATCGTGATGGACGAACCGTCGGCCGCCCTCGACCCCGACGAGGTGGACAACCTCTTCCGGATCGTCGCCGGGCTCACCGCGGACGGTGTCGCCGTCGTCTACATCTCGCACCGGCTGGAGGAGATCCGCCGCATCGGCGACCGCGTGACCGTACTCAAGGACGGGCGGGCGGTGGCGGGCGGGCTCCCCGCGAAGTCCACCCCGACCCGCGACATCGTCGCGCTGATGACCGGGCGCACCGTGGAGTACGTCTTCCCGGACCGGCCCGCACGGAAGCCCACGGCCGAACCCGTGCTGCGGGTCAGGGGACTGGCCCGCGCGGGCGAGTTCGACCCGCTCGACCTCGATCTCCGTCCCGGCGAGATCGTCGGGCTGGCCGGGCTCGTCGGCTCCGGGCGCTCCGAGATCCTGGAGACGGTCTACGGCGCGCGCCGGCCGACCGCCGGTCAGGTCCTGGTGGACGGACGGCCGTTGCGTCCCGGCAGTGTCCGCGCCGCGGTCCGCGCCGGGCTCGGACTCGCGCCCGAGGAACGCAAGGCCCAGGCGCTGCTGATGCTGGAGTCCGTCACCCGCAATGTCTCGGTGTCCTCCCTGTCCCGCTTCTCGCGCGGGGGCTGGATCGACCGGAGCGCGGAGCGGGGAGCGGCCCGGGCGGCGACCCGTGAACTGTCGCTGCGCCCGGACAGTCCGGCGGTCCCGGTCCGGACGCTGTCCGGAGGCAATCAGCAGAAAGCGGTCCTGGCGCGCTGGCTGCTGCGCGGCTGCCGGGTCCTGCTGCTCGACGAGCCGACCCGCGGGGTCGACGTCGGCGCCCGCGCCGAGCTGTACGCGGTCGTCCGCCGCCTCGCCGACGAGGGCCTGGCCGTCCTGATGGTGTCGAGCGAGGTGCCCGAGGTGCTGGGGCTCGCCGACCGTGTGCTGGTCCTGCGCGAGGGCCGGGTCGTCCACACCGCCCCCGCCGGGGAGCTCGACGAACACCGTGTCCTCGACCTCGTCATGGAAGGAAGTCCGGCATCATGA
- a CDS encoding Gfo/Idh/MocA family protein, with product MGEPHQGAQAGAEAARVDGSGPAAPVGDAAVGGSAAVTGAVPGEPPARETSAASTPVRGSGVRGGDGQVLGVGMVGYAFMGAAHSQGWRTVGRVFDLPRRPVLAAVCGRDAEAVRAMADRHGWAAAETDWRALIARDDVDLVDICTPGDSHAEIALAALAAGKHVLCEKPLANSVEEAEAMTAAAEAAAARGQVAMVGFNYRRLPATSLARAMVAEGRLGTLRHVRVTYLQDWLVDPEFPLTWRLRRERAGSGALGDLGAHIIDLAQYLAGEPVVGVSALTETFVRRRPLPAASSGLSAVSDRAGLGAVTVDDAALFTGRLASGALASFEASRFATGRKNALRIELNGERGSLAFDLERLNELSYHDHTEPGTHAGFRRILVTEPDHPYLDAWWPPGHGLGYEHSFTHQAHDLVQAVAAGRPPVPSFADGLQVQRVLAAVEESAEKNSVYTPVAATPVTATSPAVRGDL from the coding sequence ATGGGAGAGCCGCACCAGGGCGCGCAGGCCGGGGCGGAGGCGGCCCGAGTGGACGGGAGCGGGCCGGCGGCACCCGTGGGGGACGCCGCCGTGGGAGGGAGCGCGGCCGTGACGGGGGCCGTGCCGGGGGAGCCCCCGGCGCGGGAGACGTCCGCCGCGAGCACCCCGGTACGGGGGTCCGGGGTGCGCGGCGGGGACGGACAGGTGCTCGGAGTGGGCATGGTCGGGTACGCGTTCATGGGCGCCGCCCACTCCCAGGGGTGGCGCACCGTGGGCCGCGTCTTCGACCTGCCCCGCCGCCCGGTCCTCGCCGCGGTCTGCGGCCGGGACGCGGAGGCCGTCCGCGCCATGGCCGACCGGCACGGCTGGGCGGCGGCCGAGACCGACTGGCGTGCGCTGATCGCCCGGGACGACGTCGACCTCGTCGACATCTGCACGCCCGGCGACAGCCACGCCGAGATCGCGCTCGCCGCCCTCGCCGCCGGCAAGCACGTGCTGTGCGAGAAGCCGCTCGCCAACTCGGTCGAGGAGGCCGAGGCGATGACGGCGGCCGCCGAAGCGGCCGCCGCCCGCGGCCAGGTGGCCATGGTCGGCTTCAACTACCGCCGGCTGCCCGCGACCTCACTGGCCCGGGCCATGGTCGCGGAGGGCAGGCTCGGCACCCTGCGGCACGTCCGGGTGACGTACCTCCAGGACTGGCTCGTGGATCCGGAGTTCCCGCTCACCTGGCGGCTGCGCAGGGAACGCGCGGGCTCGGGCGCGCTCGGCGACCTCGGGGCGCACATCATCGACCTCGCCCAGTACCTCGCGGGCGAGCCGGTCGTCGGGGTCTCCGCGCTGACCGAGACCTTCGTCCGGCGGCGGCCGCTGCCCGCCGCGTCGAGCGGTCTGTCCGCGGTGTCGGACCGGGCCGGCCTCGGTGCCGTGACCGTCGACGACGCCGCGCTCTTCACCGGCCGCCTCGCCTCCGGCGCGCTCGCCTCCTTCGAGGCGTCCCGGTTCGCCACCGGACGCAAGAACGCCCTGCGCATCGAACTCAACGGTGAGCGCGGCTCGTTGGCCTTCGACCTGGAGCGGCTCAACGAACTCTCGTACCACGACCACACCGAGCCCGGCACCCACGCGGGCTTCCGCCGCATCCTCGTCACCGAACCCGACCACCCCTACCTGGACGCCTGGTGGCCGCCGGGCCACGGCCTCGGCTACGAGCACAGCTTCACCCACCAGGCCCACGATCTGGTGCAGGCGGTGGCCGCGGGCCGGCCGCCCGTGCCGTCCTTCGCCGACGGCCTGCAGGTACAGCGCGTGCTCGCGGCGGTCGAGGAGAGCGCCGAGAAGAACTCCGTCTACACGCCCGTGGCCGCCACACCCGTGACAGCCACCTCCCCAGCGGTTCGAGGAGACCTCTAG
- a CDS encoding GntR family transcriptional regulator: MLSTGLPQGAVPRLERPGPLRDRVYEALLELITTRALQPGQHLVESELAGHLGVSRQPVREALQRLNTEGWVDLRPAQGAFVHEPTEEEADQLLTVRTLLEAEAARLAAANAGSAGISALEELCAEGEGAVAADDVDAAVAINARFHAKVMELAGNTVLAELAAQVDRRVRWYYTPVARQRGGQSWIEHRDLIAAIADRDEARATQVMRDHTEHTRKTYHEREK; the protein is encoded by the coding sequence ATGTTGTCGACAGGACTGCCGCAGGGGGCGGTGCCCCGGCTCGAGCGGCCCGGTCCGCTGCGCGACCGTGTCTACGAGGCGCTGCTCGAACTCATCACGACCCGCGCCCTCCAGCCGGGCCAGCACCTGGTCGAGAGTGAGCTCGCCGGCCACCTCGGTGTCTCGCGGCAACCCGTGCGCGAGGCCCTGCAGCGGCTGAACACCGAGGGGTGGGTCGATCTGCGGCCCGCCCAGGGCGCGTTCGTGCACGAGCCGACGGAGGAGGAGGCCGACCAGCTCCTCACGGTCCGTACGCTCCTGGAGGCCGAGGCCGCCCGGCTCGCCGCGGCCAACGCGGGCTCCGCCGGCATCTCCGCCCTGGAGGAGCTGTGCGCCGAGGGCGAGGGCGCGGTCGCCGCCGACGACGTGGACGCCGCGGTCGCGATCAACGCCCGCTTCCACGCGAAGGTCATGGAGCTGGCCGGGAACACCGTCCTCGCCGAACTCGCCGCCCAGGTCGACCGTCGGGTGCGCTGGTACTACACCCCGGTCGCCCGGCAGCGCGGCGGGCAGTCCTGGATCGAGCACCGCGACCTCATCGCGGCCATCGCCGACCGCGACGAGGCCCGGGCCACCCAGGTCATGCGCGACCACACCGAGCACACGCGCAAGACGTACCACGAGCGGGAGAAGTAG
- a CDS encoding PQQ-dependent sugar dehydrogenase, whose product MHPNVRNKSRENRPRHPRVRGALALLSGALLAAASLTLTAPAAGAAVAGPGSAVAAEDFQQVTLAKGEPEVGEPMSLAVLPDRSVLHTSRDGELRLTDAAGNTRLAGKLDVYTHDEEGLQGVGVDPGFASNRFIYLYYAPPLNTPAGDAPETGTAADFAPFDGVNRLSRFVLKADGTLDNTSEKQILDVKTSRGICCHVGGDIDFDAAGNLYLSTGDDSNPFQSDGFTPIDERTDRNPAFDAQRSAGNTDDLRGKILRIKVNADGSYSVPEGNLFAPGTARTRPEIYAMGFRNPFRFSVDKKTGIVYVGDYGPDAGAADPARGPGGQVEFARVTEAGNFGWPYCTGKNDAYVDYDFATRTSGDAFDCSAPKNTSPHNTGLTDLPPARPAWIPYDGASVPEFGDGSESPMGGPVYHYDATLDSPVKFPEAYDGNFFAGEFGRRWIKRIASDAEGTVQSIDSVPWTGTQIMDMAFGPDGALYVLDYGTAWFGGDENSGLYRIENATDGHSPVAQATADRTSGQAPLKVRFSSAGSSDADGGDLTYSWDFGDGATSTAADPSHTYKRNGTYTATVTAKDSTGRTGGASVQIVVGNTAPKVTVELPGDGQLFSFGDPVPFKVRVTDPEDGRAIDCAKVKVTFVLGHDSHGHPLTSANGCSGTLQTSADGGHDEDANIFGVLDAEYTDGGGGGQAALTTHDRNVLQPRHRQAEHHGDASGTTLQSKATAHGGKTVGDIHNGDWISFTPYVLADAKKITARVSSGGAGGTLEVRAGSPTGRVLGRATVPVTGGWDTFQDVSADLARTPRGTTTLYLVFKGGAGALYDVDDFTFTTG is encoded by the coding sequence GTGCACCCGAACGTCCGGAACAAAAGCCGTGAAAACCGTCCGAGACACCCAAGGGTCCGTGGGGCACTGGCCCTGCTGAGCGGCGCGTTACTGGCAGCCGCGTCCCTCACCCTCACCGCCCCGGCGGCCGGCGCAGCCGTCGCCGGCCCGGGCAGTGCGGTGGCCGCCGAGGACTTCCAGCAGGTCACCCTCGCCAAGGGCGAACCGGAGGTGGGCGAGCCCATGTCGCTCGCCGTGCTCCCGGACCGCTCCGTCCTGCACACCTCGCGGGACGGCGAACTCCGCCTCACCGACGCCGCGGGCAACACCAGGCTCGCGGGCAAGCTGGACGTCTACACCCACGACGAGGAGGGCCTCCAAGGCGTCGGTGTCGACCCGGGCTTCGCGTCCAACCGGTTCATCTACCTCTACTACGCACCGCCGTTGAACACCCCCGCGGGTGACGCTCCCGAGACCGGGACGGCCGCCGACTTCGCGCCGTTCGACGGGGTCAACCGGCTCTCCCGCTTCGTCCTGAAGGCCGACGGCACCCTCGACAACACCAGCGAGAAGCAGATCCTCGACGTCAAGACCTCCCGTGGCATCTGCTGCCACGTCGGCGGTGACATCGACTTCGACGCGGCCGGGAACCTCTACCTCTCCACCGGCGACGACTCCAATCCCTTCCAGTCGGACGGCTTCACGCCCATCGACGAGCGCACCGACCGCAACCCGGCCTTCGACGCCCAGCGTTCGGCCGGCAACACCGACGACCTGCGCGGCAAGATCCTGCGCATCAAGGTGAACGCCGACGGCTCGTACTCCGTCCCCGAAGGGAACCTGTTCGCGCCCGGTACCGCCAGGACGCGGCCGGAGATCTACGCGATGGGTTTCCGCAACCCGTTCCGCTTCAGCGTCGACAAGAAGACGGGCATCGTCTACGTCGGTGACTACGGGCCGGACGCCGGCGCGGCCGACCCGGCGCGCGGGCCCGGCGGACAGGTCGAGTTCGCCCGCGTCACCGAGGCGGGCAACTTCGGCTGGCCGTACTGCACCGGCAAGAACGACGCCTACGTGGACTACGACTTCGCGACCCGGACCTCCGGCGACGCCTTCGACTGCTCCGCTCCGAAGAACACCTCCCCGCACAACACCGGCCTCACCGACCTGCCCCCGGCCCGGCCCGCCTGGATCCCCTACGACGGCGCCTCCGTACCGGAGTTCGGCGACGGCTCCGAGTCCCCGATGGGCGGCCCGGTCTACCACTACGACGCCACGCTCGACTCTCCCGTGAAGTTCCCCGAGGCCTACGACGGGAACTTCTTCGCCGGGGAGTTCGGCCGCCGCTGGATCAAGCGGATCGCCTCCGACGCCGAGGGCACCGTCCAGTCCATCGACTCTGTCCCGTGGACCGGCACCCAGATCATGGACATGGCCTTCGGCCCGGACGGCGCGCTCTACGTCCTCGACTACGGCACCGCCTGGTTCGGCGGCGACGAGAACTCCGGTCTCTACCGCATCGAGAACGCCACCGACGGCCACTCGCCCGTCGCGCAGGCCACGGCGGACCGCACCTCGGGACAGGCGCCCCTCAAGGTCCGCTTCTCCTCCGCCGGTTCGTCCGACGCGGACGGCGGAGACCTCACCTACAGCTGGGACTTCGGTGACGGCGCCACCTCCACGGCCGCCGACCCGTCGCACACGTACAAGAGGAACGGGACCTACACGGCGACGGTGACCGCCAAGGACAGCACCGGGCGCACCGGTGGCGCGAGCGTGCAGATCGTGGTCGGCAACACCGCGCCCAAGGTGACCGTCGAACTACCCGGAGACGGACAGCTGTTCAGCTTCGGCGACCCCGTGCCGTTCAAGGTGAGGGTCACCGACCCGGAGGACGGCCGCGCGATCGACTGCGCCAAGGTGAAGGTCACCTTCGTCCTCGGGCACGACAGCCACGGCCACCCCCTCACCTCGGCGAACGGCTGCTCCGGCACCCTGCAGACCAGCGCCGACGGCGGCCACGACGAGGACGCCAACATCTTCGGGGTCCTCGACGCCGAGTACACCGACGGCGGAGGCGGCGGCCAGGCCGCACTGACCACCCACGACCGCAACGTGCTCCAGCCCCGGCACCGCCAGGCCGAACACCACGGCGACGCCTCGGGCACCACCCTGCAGTCCAAGGCCACCGCACACGGCGGGAAGACCGTCGGGGACATCCACAACGGCGACTGGATCTCCTTCACGCCCTACGTCCTGGCCGACGCCAAGAAGATCACGGCGCGTGTCTCCTCGGGCGGCGCGGGCGGCACCCTCGAAGTCCGGGCGGGCTCCCCGACCGGTCGGGTGCTGGGCAGGGCGACCGTGCCGGTGACCGGCGGCTGGGACACCTTCCAGGACGTCAGCGCGGACCTCGCACGCACCCCGCGCGGCACCACCACCCTCTACCTCGTCTTCAAGGGCGGTGCCGGCGCGCTGTACGACGTGGACGACTTCACCTTCACCACCGGCTGA
- a CDS encoding substrate-binding domain-containing protein yields MPAPTHVTSRRGLLLGTAAVTAGALLTGCTSNDTKDEKPASNDRPAADDKPGKHVTIGFAGPQADHGWLNAINDNAKSRAKKYADVTLEITEGSNDTAAQIGQIETLINKKVDVLVVLPADGKALTQVGLKAMRAGIPVVNLDRIFNSPQAYRCWIGGDNYGMGLSAGHYIGEQLKDKQDARVIELAGLDNLELTKQRTQGFDAALKNYPNIKKVARQAAEFTVESGQAKMSQLLQAQPKFDALWNHDDDQGVGALRAIDQAGRDDFLMVGGAGALSAFQAIEAGDSVLKATVLYPPTMAASAIDLARALGQGKGIGGLAEFEIPASLTLYSAVVDKDNVGQYMATGFK; encoded by the coding sequence ATGCCAGCACCCACGCACGTCACCAGCCGCCGAGGACTGCTCCTCGGGACCGCCGCCGTCACGGCCGGCGCCCTCCTGACCGGCTGTACCAGCAACGACACCAAGGACGAGAAGCCGGCCTCGAACGACCGGCCGGCCGCCGACGACAAGCCCGGCAAGCACGTCACCATCGGTTTCGCCGGCCCGCAGGCCGACCACGGCTGGCTCAACGCGATCAACGACAACGCGAAGAGCCGGGCGAAGAAGTACGCGGACGTGACACTGGAGATCACCGAGGGCTCCAACGACACCGCCGCGCAGATCGGCCAGATCGAGACCCTGATCAACAAGAAGGTCGACGTCCTGGTGGTGCTGCCCGCCGACGGCAAGGCGCTCACCCAGGTCGGACTGAAGGCGATGCGCGCCGGAATCCCCGTCGTCAACCTCGACCGGATCTTCAACTCCCCGCAGGCGTACCGCTGCTGGATCGGCGGCGACAACTACGGCATGGGCCTCAGCGCCGGTCACTACATCGGCGAGCAGCTCAAGGACAAACAGGACGCACGGGTCATCGAACTGGCCGGACTCGACAACCTGGAGCTGACCAAGCAGCGCACCCAGGGCTTCGACGCGGCCCTGAAGAACTACCCGAACATCAAGAAGGTGGCCCGCCAGGCGGCCGAGTTCACCGTCGAGTCGGGCCAGGCCAAGATGTCCCAGCTCCTCCAGGCGCAGCCGAAGTTCGACGCCCTGTGGAACCACGACGACGACCAGGGCGTGGGCGCGCTGCGCGCGATCGACCAGGCGGGCCGGGACGACTTCCTGATGGTGGGCGGCGCGGGCGCCCTCTCCGCCTTCCAGGCCATCGAGGCGGGCGACAGCGTCCTGAAGGCCACCGTCCTGTACCCGCCGACCATGGCGGCGTCCGCGATCGACCTGGCCCGCGCCCTCGGACAGGGCAAGGGCATCGGCGGCCTCGCCGAGTTCGAGATCCCGGCCTCGCTCACGCTCTACTCCGCCGTCGTCGACAAGGACAACGTCGGCCAGTACATGGCCACCGGCTTCAAGTGA